Genomic segment of Candidatus Babeliales bacterium:
ACGGGTAGTTATGTTGTCGGTAAGCTCTATGGCATACATAGGATCGCTCCAGGCATTAGCCCTGGCAAAACCTGGGAGGGTTTTGCTGGAGGCTTAATGACCTGTCTTATTGGGTACCTCTTAGCTGCTCATATGGCTTTTAATCTATCGTTAATTCGAACTGCGTCGGACATTTTTGCTATCTCGATAGGTGCTTTTCTTGGGGATCTTTTTGAATCCTGGCTCAAGCGCAGGGCTGGAGTGAAAGATTCAGGTTCAATTTTGCCTGGCCATGGAGGCATTCTAGACCGAATAGATGGGCTTTTAGGAGCCAGTTTGGCAATTATTTTTTTGCGTGGGCTTTTTTTCTAGTAAGCAGCTGATTAACCCGGTTTCCAGGTCAAAATTAAGGTGAAGCGATTCTTTTTTTGATTAATTATATTCAGTTATGCAATAAGTAGTTGACAGGCCTTTTAAAACGTTTATATTGGTTATTAACAAGCTAGTCTTGTATGTAAAACTAAAATAAACCTAAATGGAGGTTATATGAATACATTACGTTATATCGCACTAGGTGCGGTTTTCTTCAACCTTGCAAACGTGCAAGCTTTCCCTTATAAAAAGGCGGCAATTATAAGCGTTCCGGCAACTGCGGCAGTTGCAGCTTCAGCTTACGCAGCTAACCGTTTCGGTTATATGCCTTCTATGCCATCAATATCTATGCCATCAGTATCTGTTCCTTCAATGGAAACAGTTAAGGGTGCAGCATTCGCTGTTAAAGCTTTTGGTGGTTCTATGATAACTAAAGCAGGTTCTTATGTTCCAGCTTTCGTTGCAAACAACCCTAAAACGACAGCAGCGGTAGTTGGTGGTGTAGCAACTATAGGTACAGTTGGTACTCTTGCTTATAAATACTTCGGTAAAAAGCAAGCTCAACCAGTTGTAACTCAGCAATCAAATGCTGTTGAGCAATCTCAGCTTGTTTTCAATACTTTAGATGAAGCAGTAGAAGCTGTGAGAACAGCAAAAACTGTGGCGGAATTAGATGCTGCTGAGAAAGCTGTGAACGCTAATTCAGCTTATCAAAGAGCCTTGAGCCGCGAAATAGTTCAACGTAGACAAGCTCTAACTAAGTAATTAGTAATTTAAGCATAGGCTAGCTTATAAAAAGCGCCTGGGAAGAAATTCCTGGGCGCTTTATTTTTTTAAATATGCAACGAGATCGCGCTGTGCAATTTTCTCTTCTATTCCAGTCATCATAGTTTTTACCGTAACCAATCCTTTTTCTTGTTCTTCTGATCCTATTATTAAAGCATAGTGAGCGCCAAGCTTATTTGCTTTACGCATTGAATTTTTAATAGAATCGCTATCGAGCAGTAATTCTACGCATAATCCACTGTCAAACAACAAATCTCCAATCAGGAGCGCTAAATTATGCTGTTGTTTAGAAAGCGGTATAATGGCATGCAAAGCAGGTTCTTGCGCAAGGGGCAATGCATCCTTTATTGGTTCGAGCATGAGCATCAACCGCTCAATTCCGATAGCTGCTCCAATTGAAGGATAATCATTCTTGCTCCCCAGCATCGTGGCTAATTGATTATAGCGGCCGCCCCCGCAAAAAGTGCTTTGCGCACCTAAAAGTGCAGAAGTAAATTCGAAAACCGTTTTCTCATAATAATCAAGGCCGCGTACTAAATGGGGCGAGACGGTGTACGTAACAGAGAGAATTTCAAGTTGCTCTTTCAGCCTTTGCCATTCAGCGGCGCAGTGGATGCATAAATGCTGCGCAATCGAAGGAGCGTGCCTATAAATTTCTTGGCATTTTGGAGTTTTGCAATCAAAAACTCTCATAATATTTTTTTCTTTACGGGCCTTGCAGTCGTTGCAAATTTCGTTTTCATGTTCGACTAAAAAAGCATGCAACTTTGGTTTAAAATCAATCCGATCTTGTGAACAACCTAAAAAATTTATGATTAATGCATAAGTATCAAGTTTGAACGTATTTTGGAAAAGCTGATCGAGTAGGCAAAGCAAAAAAGCATCGTGAGAAATATTTTCGGCTCCAATCATTTCGATGTTGAATTGGTGAAATTCTCGAAATCTTCCTTTTTGAGGGCGCTCGTGCCGGAACATTGAGCCATGAGAAAATATTTTAAACGGAGTGCTCAGATTGCCGTGCTCTAAAAAGGCACGCATAGTTGAGGCGGTCGCTTCAGGGCGCAAACAGATGGCATCACTATCTCCAGAGCTGTTTATAGTAAACATTTCTTTAGAGACGATATCGGTTGCAAGCCCGAGCGTCCGCTTAAAAAGATCGGTTGGTTCAAGAATCGGGGTTACAATCTCACTAAAATGAGCGCGTCTAAAGTGGGCAGCTGCTGATTTTATAATAAAATTAAAAAACGTGGTATCTATAATATCGTGCGTGCCGCGAACTTTGGTAATCATTACCGGAATCCTTTACGGATGAATCATTTATTCAAAGGGCTTTAATAAACATCAGTATAACGATACGTTTACCGATTGATACTGTTGCGTGCCGATTTGATCGTATTCCATTTTTATGCACTTTGCAAAAAATAGTTGACTTCTTTTTTCAGATAATGGTAGAAAAGAGTCAAGTATCAAAAGAGCAACCCCCGAAAAAATCTACGAGGAGGTGAAAGCCCAGAAAAATATTGACGAGCGTGTTCTAAAATTGTTAGAACTCAAATAAGTGTAAGGTAGAGTGTAAAGATGTTTAATGTTTTCAAAAAAGGAGTGTCCATGAGAAAACAATTTCTCATTCCTCTCTTATTGCTTGGTGTAACTGTTTCAGCAGTAGCTGATTTCACGAGCCATACCTTCTTCTCAATTCGTCCTCCATTCCAATCAGCATTTCCTGAAAAAATAACTCTTTTCAGAAATATGCGAGCAAAAGCCAAAGAAGATGGCTGGATGGGAGCAATGCAAGCAGTAGTATTTGGTGGTCGTTCAACCAAGGGCAAAAAGCTTGCTAAGTTCTTCTTGCCTGGTGGCGTTCATGCTTCTGGTGCAGTTAATGAACTAATTTTTGCTGAGCAACAAGGTGCAACGGGCATCAACGGCGGTGGCGGTAC
This window contains:
- the hisS gene encoding histidine--tRNA ligase; translated protein: MITKVRGTHDIIDTTFFNFIIKSAAAHFRRAHFSEIVTPILEPTDLFKRTLGLATDIVSKEMFTINSSGDSDAICLRPEATASTMRAFLEHGNLSTPFKIFSHGSMFRHERPQKGRFREFHQFNIEMIGAENISHDAFLLCLLDQLFQNTFKLDTYALIINFLGCSQDRIDFKPKLHAFLVEHENEICNDCKARKEKNIMRVFDCKTPKCQEIYRHAPSIAQHLCIHCAAEWQRLKEQLEILSVTYTVSPHLVRGLDYYEKTVFEFTSALLGAQSTFCGGGRYNQLATMLGSKNDYPSIGAAIGIERLMLMLEPIKDALPLAQEPALHAIIPLSKQQHNLALLIGDLLFDSGLCVELLLDSDSIKNSMRKANKLGAHYALIIGSEEQEKGLVTVKTMMTGIEEKIAQRDLVAYLKK
- a CDS encoding CDP-archaeol synthase yields the protein MKLFSREFFKRAATALVMSALILLVFFYTPGVIFSILLALVWAYAGTIELPRLLLPSSPLFLPVLLIYLGIPLSFLILLNQGQHRLDLLVLIAIVAVFDTGSYVVGKLYGIHRIAPGISPGKTWEGFAGGLMTCLIGYLLAAHMAFNLSLIRTASDIFAISIGAFLGDLFESWLKRRAGVKDSGSILPGHGGILDRIDGLLGASLAIIFLRGLFF